A genome region from Akkermansiaceae bacterium includes the following:
- a CDS encoding HEAT repeat domain-containing protein — MLSILTCRSKLPWLIISLASSLSAFAVTDEPPPKTEGTANPEAIPAETSEEAILSTIQYPQEMEAKLFAREPNVQDPTAITFDGQNRLYIAETHRFERGVEDNRRNPWVADDYQLTTTAGRLEMYKKYADKKPLSYFTEYSEKIRVVEDRDGDGKADHSQIFADGFNDPLDGTAAGVMELDGKIYFACIPHVWLLEDTDGDLAADNRESLQEGYGISVSLSGHDLNGFVLGPDNRIYFTIGDRGYNLKTKDGRHLYSQYEGAVFRMERDGSGLEVIHTGLRNPKEVAFDRYGNLFSVDNEADMQDMARVVDVVEGAHSGWQRGHQAFQKFTNLIYGTSRHDTNWMRERHWDPDSELRPRAILAPAGWVAKGPSGLAYNPGTGLAEKWDNHFFVCDFVGANSAVIGFRMEPNGAGFKVEKKENFVSGMLCTDIEFGYDSKAYVTDYVGSWPTHGFGNVFTFEDPKETAKPETKEVRGIFAKGFNKLPAQELAGLLRHPDMRVRLRAQVALSDDVQNRDLLLAATASTEPLTTRLHGVWGLGNLARLKKDTQSAEQLAALCSDDDSKVRGQAVKALGDSGHREDLDAILGCLADSDLRTRMLAAIATGKLGTRSQIPILMAVAKDNDDRDEYLRHGVVQGLIGIGDADLVHAFANSESPAIRRAVVLALRRFGDGRIGHFLKDTDLSIAVETVQAINDNYIEGARQDLAAATHLLGKSTWAVDLRILNAMIRAGGDDNARRLIEVASNKSLSENARTEALWLLGRFEKSPPTDPTTGMYRPIKGQQPLGKEVRGEIHDALLPLLANSTGNLLVEALGLAGKFGVEIPTKTLMGQLTGAKNPLQVRLAALGKLEKEKPSGFTETLVGLTADSDPKMRAAALQALGRISPEEAFGVIGNILASGEPSDQQLAIALLGTLAHPQAPATLLNLMQDLKNQPPAIHLDIIEAATKHGGPELDMAVADHEAGIDKGDPLAAFQVALEGGNPENGRSIFFNNGSANCRQCHKVGERGGDAGPNMAGIGGRHESAYILESIVNPSAKLAAGYSAIAVTMKGGKIVAGLLVSENEDEVVVRNMETNEETVCKRTDIVSIPPAISTMPPMGLILKKTEIRDLVAFLSSLK; from the coding sequence ATGCTCTCCATACTCACATGCCGCAGCAAGTTGCCCTGGCTGATCATTTCCCTCGCTTCCTCCCTATCCGCATTCGCCGTCACTGACGAGCCCCCCCCGAAAACAGAAGGCACAGCCAACCCCGAAGCCATCCCTGCGGAAACCTCGGAAGAAGCCATTCTCTCCACCATCCAATACCCGCAGGAAATGGAAGCGAAGCTTTTCGCCCGCGAGCCCAACGTCCAGGATCCCACCGCTATCACCTTCGACGGGCAGAACCGACTCTACATCGCCGAGACACACCGCTTCGAGCGCGGCGTGGAGGACAACCGCCGCAACCCATGGGTCGCCGACGACTACCAGCTCACCACCACCGCCGGGCGTCTGGAGATGTACAAGAAATACGCGGATAAGAAACCGCTCTCCTATTTCACCGAATACTCGGAGAAAATCCGCGTGGTCGAGGATCGCGACGGCGATGGCAAAGCCGACCACTCCCAGATCTTCGCGGACGGCTTCAACGATCCGCTGGATGGCACGGCGGCGGGCGTGATGGAGCTCGACGGCAAAATCTACTTCGCCTGCATCCCGCACGTCTGGCTGTTAGAGGATACCGATGGTGATCTCGCCGCAGACAACCGCGAGTCCCTGCAGGAAGGCTACGGCATTTCCGTGAGCCTCAGCGGCCACGACCTCAACGGCTTCGTCCTCGGCCCCGACAACCGCATCTACTTCACCATCGGCGACAGAGGCTACAACCTCAAAACCAAGGACGGCCGCCACCTCTACAGCCAGTACGAGGGCGCCGTGTTCCGCATGGAGCGCGATGGCAGCGGGCTGGAGGTGATCCACACGGGTTTGCGCAACCCCAAGGAGGTCGCGTTCGATCGCTACGGGAACCTGTTTTCCGTCGATAACGAGGCTGACATGCAGGACATGGCCCGCGTCGTTGATGTCGTGGAAGGCGCCCACTCCGGCTGGCAGCGCGGCCACCAGGCGTTCCAGAAATTCACGAACCTGATCTACGGCACCAGCCGCCACGATACGAACTGGATGAGGGAACGCCACTGGGATCCAGACAGCGAGCTCCGCCCGCGCGCCATACTCGCCCCGGCCGGATGGGTCGCCAAGGGACCCTCCGGCCTCGCCTACAACCCCGGCACCGGCCTCGCGGAAAAATGGGACAACCATTTCTTCGTCTGCGATTTCGTCGGCGCGAACAGCGCGGTGATCGGTTTCCGCATGGAGCCGAACGGCGCGGGCTTCAAGGTTGAGAAGAAGGAAAATTTTGTCTCCGGGATGCTCTGCACGGACATCGAGTTCGGCTACGACAGCAAGGCTTACGTCACCGATTATGTCGGCAGCTGGCCCACGCATGGATTCGGAAACGTCTTCACCTTCGAGGATCCGAAGGAAACCGCGAAGCCGGAGACCAAGGAAGTCCGCGGAATTTTCGCGAAAGGTTTCAACAAGCTGCCCGCACAGGAACTCGCCGGCCTCCTCCGCCATCCCGACATGCGCGTCCGCCTCCGCGCCCAGGTCGCCCTTTCTGATGATGTCCAGAACCGCGACCTCCTCCTCGCAGCCACCGCCTCAACCGAGCCCCTCACCACCCGCCTCCACGGTGTCTGGGGGCTGGGGAACCTCGCCCGGCTCAAAAAGGACACGCAATCGGCGGAACAACTCGCCGCACTCTGCTCGGATGATGACTCCAAGGTGCGCGGCCAAGCCGTCAAGGCGCTGGGGGACTCCGGCCACCGGGAAGACCTCGATGCCATTCTTGGATGCCTCGCCGATTCCGACCTCCGCACCCGCATGCTCGCGGCGATCGCCACCGGAAAGCTCGGCACCAGGTCACAGATTCCCATACTGATGGCTGTCGCGAAGGACAACGACGACAGGGACGAATACCTCCGCCACGGCGTCGTACAGGGATTGATCGGGATCGGGGATGCGGATCTGGTCCATGCCTTTGCCAACAGCGAGTCCCCCGCCATCCGCCGTGCGGTGGTGCTCGCCCTACGCCGCTTCGGCGACGGCCGCATCGGCCATTTCCTCAAGGACACGGATCTCTCCATCGCCGTCGAAACCGTGCAGGCGATCAACGACAATTACATCGAGGGCGCCCGCCAAGACCTCGCCGCCGCAACCCACCTCCTCGGCAAATCCACATGGGCCGTCGATCTGCGCATCCTCAACGCCATGATCCGCGCCGGGGGCGATGACAATGCCCGCCGCCTCATCGAGGTCGCATCTAACAAATCGCTTTCCGAAAACGCCCGCACTGAGGCGCTCTGGCTGCTCGGTCGTTTCGAGAAATCACCGCCCACCGATCCGACCACCGGCATGTATCGCCCCATCAAAGGGCAGCAGCCGCTGGGCAAGGAAGTCCGTGGGGAAATCCACGACGCATTGCTTCCGCTGCTCGCCAACAGCACAGGCAACCTGCTTGTCGAAGCCCTCGGCCTAGCCGGGAAATTCGGCGTTGAAATCCCCACCAAAACCCTCATGGGTCAGCTCACCGGCGCGAAAAACCCCTTGCAGGTCAGGCTCGCCGCACTGGGGAAACTCGAAAAGGAAAAGCCCTCCGGTTTCACAGAAACCCTTGTTGGATTGACCGCTGACAGCGATCCCAAGATGCGCGCCGCCGCACTTCAAGCGCTCGGGCGCATCTCCCCGGAAGAGGCCTTCGGGGTGATTGGGAACATCCTTGCCTCGGGGGAACCCTCCGATCAGCAGCTCGCCATCGCCTTGCTCGGAACGCTCGCCCATCCGCAGGCACCTGCCACCCTCCTCAACCTGATGCAGGATCTGAAGAACCAGCCGCCCGCCATCCACCTCGACATCATCGAGGCCGCAACGAAACACGGCGGCCCCGAGCTCGATATGGCGGTTGCGGATCATGAGGCGGGCATCGACAAGGGCGATCCCCTCGCGGCCTTCCAAGTCGCACTGGAAGGCGGCAACCCGGAGAACGGTAGAAGCATTTTCTTCAACAACGGCTCAGCCAACTGCCGCCAGTGCCATAAGGTCGGCGAGCGCGGAGGCGATGCCGGCCCGAACATGGCAGGGATAGGCGGCCGCCACGAATCCGCCTACATCCTGGAGTCCATCGTCAACCCCAGCGCCAAGCTCGCGGCAGGATATTCCGCCATCGCGGTGACCATGAAGGGCGGGAAAATCGTCGCCGGCCTGCTGGTGAGCGAGAACGAGGACGAGGTCGTCGTCAGGAACATGGAGACAAACGAGGAAACCGTCTGCAAGCGCACGGACATCGTCTCCATACCGCCAGCCATTTCCACCATGCCCCCCATGGGCCTGATCCTGAAAAAGACCGAGATCCGGGATCTGGTGGCCTTCCTGTCCTCGCTGAAGTAA